The Leishmania braziliensis MHOM/BR/75/M2904 complete genome, chromosome 4 genome includes a window with the following:
- a CDS encoding putative exosome complex exonuclease RRP40 — protein sequence MAQPSAVVAIGGGLRLLPQLPPTTNTDDASQALTDVFLSEFCAPLQCSSHHLHTHVPRYMVPTPASRRYTPRAGDPVLAIIARKVSQHYYYCYIGSSALAYMDALAFDGATKVNRPRLVEGDVVYCYVKPRAASSYVDGTPRSVASGVVDTAGEVETSCTAAEVGLPPKDWTSGEAVFGPLHGGRVLHLPLAYVRRLLMPMGLSPGKASAQQQKSNRTEGEISGGEEVPASYLLQLLGRRVPFEVAVGLNGLVWVRGLSSEADAMAAARRTVAVSSCISEAQYDATRAEMEARVEAYFPS from the coding sequence ATGGCTCAGCCCAGCGCCGTGGTGGCGATCGGTGGTGGTCTTCGGCTGCTTCCCCAGCTCCCGCCCACCACTAACACTGATGACGCATCGCAAGCGCTCACGGACGTCTTCCTTTCGGAGTTCTGTGCACCACTTCAGTGCAGCAGCCAtcacctgcacacacacgttccACGGTATATGGTGCCAACACCAGCGAGTAGGCGATACACCCCTCGCGCCGGTGATCCGGTGCTTGCCATTATCGCCCGAAAAGTGAGTCAGCACTATTACTACTGCTACATTGGAAGCTCCGCATTGGCCTACATGGATGCCTTGGCGTTTGACGGCGCCACGAAGGTAAACCGACCGCGGCTGGTGGAAGGCGATGTTGTGTACTGCTACGTGAAGCCTCGTGCGGCATCGAGCTACGTTGATGGCACGCCACGGTCGGTCGCCAGCGGAGTAGTTGACACGGCTGGCGAAGTGGAGACAagctgcacagcagcagaggtcGGGCTTCCACCCAAGGACTGGACATCCGGGGAGGCCGTCTTCGGACCGTTGCACGGGGGACGCGTTCTGCACCTCCCACTGGCGTATGTGCGGCGTCTGCTCATGCCAATGGGCCTCTCCCCAGGCAAGGCAtcagcacagcagcaaaaaAGCAATCGCACGGAAGGCGAAATCAGTGGTGGTGAAGAAGTGCCCGCCTCAtacctccttcagctgctggGGCGCCGAGTCCCCTTCGAGGTGGCTGTCGGCCTCAACGGACTCGTGTGGGTCCGGGGGCTCTCTAGTGAGGCTGACGCcatggctgctgcgcggcgcacTGTTGCCGTAAGCTCGTGCATCTCCGAGGCCCAGTACGACGCCACTCGCGCCGAGATGGAAGCCCGCGTTGAGGCTTACTTTCCTTCGTGA